The genomic segment CCGCGCCACCCCCACAGCCCCCAACCGCACCGAAAGAAAAGAGTGAGCGAGCCCCATGCCCCACCCCCTCCTCGACCTCGCACCGCTCTCCGCCGAGCACTTCGCCGCCATCGAACGGCAGGTCGCCTCCGTGATGGGCACCGACGCCGACGTGATCGTCATGCAGGGGGAGGCACTGCTGCCGTTGGAGGGCTGTATCCGCAGCGCGGCCCGCCCCGGCTCCACCGCGCTCAACGTCATCACGGGCCCGTACGGGCAGACGTTCGGCGGCTGGCTGCGCGACAGCGGCGCCACAGTCGTCGACATCGAGGTTCCGTACGACACCTCCGTCTCCGCCGAGACCGTCCGGAGGGCCCTGCAAGAGCACCCGGAGACCGAACTCGTGTCCCTGGTGCACGCGGAGGCCGCGACCGGCAACACCAACGCCGTCGCACCGGTCGGCGCGGTGGTCCGCGAACACGGCGCGCTCCTGATGCTCGACGCGGTGGCCTCCGTCGCCGCCGAGCCGCTGCACACCGACGCCTGGGGTGTCGACCTGTGCGTGATCGGCGCGCAGAAGGCGATGGGCGGCCCGGCCGGGGTCTCGGCCGTGTCGGTGAGCGAGCGTGCCTGGGAACGGATCCACGCCAACCCGGGCGCGCCGCGCCGCTCGTACCTCTCCCTCCTGGACTGGAAGGAGCGCTGGATCAACCCCGGCCGCATCGCCCTGCCGCACGCACCGGCGCAGCTGGAGATGCTGGCCCTGGAGGCGTGCGTCCGGCGTATCGAGGAGACCGGCGGGCTGGAGGCGTCCATCGCCCGCCACCGCGCCACGGCCGCCGCTCTGCGCGCCGGTGTCGAGGCCCTGACCGACCAGAGCGCGGAGGGCCTGCGTCCGTACGTGACCGACGCCCGCGACGCCGCTCCGGTCGCCACGACCCTGCGGGCCCCGGATGCCCTCGATGCCCGCGAACTCGTCGCCGCCGCACTGGCCGTCGCCCCGTCCGGCGCCCCCGCCCCGCCGCTGGCCGCGGGCGGCGGCGCCCTGGGCGGCGAGATGATCCGGGTCAACCACTACGGCCCCGACGCCACCCCGGGCACTGTCGTCCGCGTCCTCTCAGCTCTGGCCGAGGCCCTGAACGCGGCAGGCGTCCGCGCCGACTTGGACGCCGCCTCCACGGCGGCAGAGGCGGCCTGGTCGGGCCCGGAGGAGTAGCACCGGCGGGAGAGGCCGAGACACCGAGAGGCCGGAAGGCCGAGAGGCCGGAAGGCCGAGAGGCCGGAAGGCCGAGAGGCCGGAAGGCCGAGAGGCCGGAAGGCCGAGAGGCCGGAAGGACATGGCCCGAGGTCGCCGACGGCTCCGCGCCGTTGCCCCATACGCGAGGCAAGAACGCGAACGGTAATGGTCCGGTCCGTCCCCGGCCTTCCCCGCCGACAACACCAAGGCCGCCTTCACGGCCCGCCCCACCGCAAGCCGCTTCGACCGAGAACCCGGAGAAGGCCACAGAAGGCCACAGAAGGCAAGAGACTGTCCACACGCCATGGGAGGTTCGCCGGGTGGGCGACCCGGTGACCGCGGTGGGCAACCGGGTGGCCGCGGCAACAGATGCTTCCCTGACTGTCCGAGGCCGCGCCGGCCGGGATTACGGCGCCGGATGGGCGGCGCGATGGTGTTCACGGATGCGTCGCGGGCTGTCCGGTGCCGTGACGGGTCGGGGTTACGGCGCCGGGTGGGCGGCGCGATGGTGGTGGCGGATGCGTTGCGGGCTGCCCGGTGCCGTGACGGGTCGGGGTTACGGCGCCGGGTAGGCGGCGCGATGGTGGTCGCGGATGCGTCGCGGGCTGCCCGGTGTCGTCCTGGTAGGGGTTACGGCATCCGTGTCGGGGGTGGCCCCGTGGTCGGTCGTCTATCCGGTGCCGTGCGCGCCCGGGGTCGTGTTTGAAAAGCATGGCGTGGCTGGTGCCGGTGGGGGTGCACGGAAGCACACGCGCGCCTGGGTTCTTCGGCTTCCCGTTCGTCGTGGCGGGCTGTCGGTGGTGACGGTCGTGGCGGGTGGCTGCGCGGCGGGCTCTCCCCTCTCCCCTCTCGCCGGTTGCCGGTTGCTGCTTGCTGCTTGCTGCTTGCTGGTCGGTGGGGGCTGGGGGCGGCTCGTGCCCGTGGAGGCCGAGGTGCTTGCCGTCGCCGGTACACATCAACGCCGAGGGCCGTGCCCCCTGCCAGGTGTTGCCCGCCCGGTGGCCGCGCAGGGTGGGCGTCAGGTTCTGGTTTCGGGCAGGGGTGTGGGCCCCTCCGCGTGGTGGCGAAGGGGCTCGCGCCGGTGGCTCCCGAGGGGCGGCGGCTACGTGATGTGGGCGAGAGGCTGGGGTGGGTTGGTGTAGGCGTGGCCCGTCGGTGCGGTCCAGGTGACTTCGCCGGTGTCGGGGTTGCGCTGCACCTGCCATGCGGTGCGGTGTTTCAACAGGTGGTGGCGTCGGCACAGCGGCATCAGATTGTCCGGCTCCGTCGCCCCACCCGCTTGCGGGTCCTGGTGGTTGAAGGGCTGGATGTGGTCCAGGTCGCAGCGGTGGGCGGGCATCTGGCAGGAGGGGAAGGTGCAGGTCGTGTCGCGGGCGGTGACGTGGCGTTGGGTCTCGGCGGTGGGCTTGTAGGTGGTCGGATCGGTCTTGACCAGCAGCCCGGTCTTCGGGTGGGTGATCAGACGCCGCCAGATCGTGCCCGGAGCGAAAGCCACCTCCCGCACCTGCCCAGCACTGATCGGCCCGTAGCCCTTGAGCTGTCCGGGCTCCTCATCCACCCCGATCAACGTGTCCATCGACACCGTCACCTGGACCACCGCCGCCGACCGGCCACCGGGGGTCGCGTCTCCGGCGGGGCGGTTGACGACCAGGTCATACAGAGCATCCACCCGCTTCTGGTTCAGCGTGCGCCCGTCATCGCCGAACGTGGCGGCGTGCGCATCGACGGCAGCATCCAACTGCGCGGCTTGCGGGGTGGGGAGGAACGCGGTCCAGGTGGCCATACCGTCCTCGGTCGCACGGTGCCAGATCGTGCGGTCCTCCCGCCGCCGGCGATGCCGCACCTCCGCCCCCAGCGGATCCGCCCTCAGCACCGCCCGGTTCAACGCCCGCCGAGTCTGGCCCACCGACTGGCCCGGCATCTTCGCCACCACCATCGCCTCCACCCGCCCGGCGGCCTCCGGGTCCAGGGTGCCGGTGACCTCCGTCACCGCCTTCGCCTGCAGATAACAGATCTCCCCACGCTCCAACAGGCCCACGGTGGTGGGGAAACGGCCCTCCAGGGCGGTGGCCACCGCCAAACGTTCCGCGGCCGTGTTCCCCGACAACTTCAACGCACAGGCCACATCCTCACAGGCGAAGTCCCAGTCATAGTCCGCCCAACCCCTCCCATCCGGCCTCGCATCCAGAGCATCCGCCTCGATATCCGCCAGCAGACCCACCTGCTGCGCCTGAATCCAGGAGGTGTGCCGCTCCCAGGCCTTCAAAGCATCGATCCGCCCAGTCGTGGAAAGCTGCCCGCGCTCCAACAGGCCAAGCATCGCCGCCGTCTGCGGACCCGGCACAGCCGACGCCAGATGCGCGGCCCACTCATCCGCCGTCACCGGCCCTCCCGGCGGGCCGGTTGTTTCGGTCTCGTCGTGGTCGAGCAGCGTGGCCTGCATGACATTCCCCCCGTCCGGATCACCCGCGTGAACTCCCGCCCTCACGCAGCGAGTTCCTACCCCCTATTTTCCGTCACGGACGGTGATGAATCCAGGTCCAGGACACGGAACCACCCGAACGAGTGAGCGAAAGCGGACCCGGGAACTCCACCCATGGCCCACACCGAACACCAGCAACGCCACCCACCACCACGGCCCTGCGACCCAGCTCGCCACGACGGCGGAGCAGCCCGACACCCCCACCGCGCCCGCTCCCAGCTTCCGCAGTCCCCGACCGGGCACCACGTCATCGCCGACGCCCCACCCAGGTCATCGCCGACGCCCCACCCAGGTCATCGCCGACGCCCCACCCAGGTCATCGCCGACGCCCCACCCAGGTCATCGCCGATGCCCCACCCACAACCGGACCTCACCGCCGGACCGCCCCCGGAAGAACCTCGCCAGCCCGACCCCAGCGGCAGCCGACACACCGCCCGCAGCAGCCACACGGCCACCCACCCGCGACCGCCACCACCGACAGCCCGCCACAACGAACGGGAAGCCGAACAACCCAGGCGCGCGTGTGCTTCCGCGCACCCCCACCGGCACCAGCCACGCCATGCTTTTCAAGCCGTCCCCGGGCGCGCACGGCACCGGATAGACGACCGACCACGGGGCCACCCCCAGCACGGATGCCGTAACCCCCACCAGGACGACAACGGGCAGCCCGCGACGCATCTGCGACCACCATCGCGCCGCCCACCCGGCGCCGTAACCCCAACCAGGACAACGACGG from the Streptomyces xinghaiensis S187 genome contains:
- a CDS encoding pyridoxal-phosphate-dependent aminotransferase family protein encodes the protein MPHPLLDLAPLSAEHFAAIERQVASVMGTDADVIVMQGEALLPLEGCIRSAARPGSTALNVITGPYGQTFGGWLRDSGATVVDIEVPYDTSVSAETVRRALQEHPETELVSLVHAEAATGNTNAVAPVGAVVREHGALLMLDAVASVAAEPLHTDAWGVDLCVIGAQKAMGGPAGVSAVSVSERAWERIHANPGAPRRSYLSLLDWKERWINPGRIALPHAPAQLEMLALEACVRRIEETGGLEASIARHRATAAALRAGVEALTDQSAEGLRPYVTDARDAAPVATTLRAPDALDARELVAAALAVAPSGAPAPPLAAGGGALGGEMIRVNHYGPDATPGTVVRVLSALAEALNAAGVRADLDAASTAAEAAWSGPEE
- a CDS encoding HNH endonuclease signature motif containing protein, producing the protein MQATLLDHDETETTGPPGGPVTADEWAAHLASAVPGPQTAAMLGLLERGQLSTTGRIDALKAWERHTSWIQAQQVGLLADIEADALDARPDGRGWADYDWDFACEDVACALKLSGNTAAERLAVATALEGRFPTTVGLLERGEICYLQAKAVTEVTGTLDPEAAGRVEAMVVAKMPGQSVGQTRRALNRAVLRADPLGAEVRHRRRREDRTIWHRATEDGMATWTAFLPTPQAAQLDAAVDAHAATFGDDGRTLNQKRVDALYDLVVNRPAGDATPGGRSAAVVQVTVSMDTLIGVDEEPGQLKGYGPISAGQVREVAFAPGTIWRRLITHPKTGLLVKTDPTTYKPTAETQRHVTARDTTCTFPSCQMPAHRCDLDHIQPFNHQDPQAGGATEPDNLMPLCRRHHLLKHRTAWQVQRNPDTGEVTWTAPTGHAYTNPPQPLAHIT